In the genome of Flavobacteriaceae bacterium YJPT1-3, the window CTTAACATCCTCATCCGATATGCCGTGTACCTGAGTCACCTGTGGAGGAATAGGGATCGTAGGATTGATCCTCCAGGTCTTCTGATCTTCTCGCCCGTCTGGGTACACTTTAATGATCGCCATTTCGACAATGCGGTCAGTAGCAATCTGGGTGCCGGTAGTTTCCAGGTCAAAAATGCACAGGGGACGTATTAGCGTTAGTTGCATAATTCTAATTTGTCGCAAAGCTACCAATTATTAATGGGTATGCTCTCTCTGTATAACACTTCTGCGAAGATTTATTGCTCAATCGAGTTTAGACTTCCTAATCCACCTATTTTGTCTTACTTTTAGGAGTACTAACCCAACTTTATGTACAAGTATTTGTCTTATGTAAGTCGGCAGACCCACGCGCTGTCTGAAGAGGCTATAGAAAACATGCTTCAAACCTGCCGCAGAAACAATACGGCGAGCGGCATTACGGGTATACTCGTGTACATCAATGGCACCTTCACACAATACATCGAAGGCCCGGAAGAAAAAATCGACACCTTGTTCGAAAAGATCAAAAGAGACCGAAGACACACACAGGTCATCGAACTGTTCAGTGGTCACTCTGATGAGCGATTTTACGGCAACTGGAGTATGGCCTACAAAAGTCTACGCCCTGAGGAAGCAGAAAA includes:
- a CDS encoding BLUF domain-containing protein, with protein sequence MYKYLSYVSRQTHALSEEAIENMLQTCRRNNTASGITGILVYINGTFTQYIEGPEEKIDTLFEKIKRDRRHTQVIELFSGHSDERFYGNWSMAYKSLRPEEAENITGYRPFVSDDYLSSPGKSIESHPAISLMTSFVKDLRVA